A window from Branchiostoma lanceolatum isolate klBraLanc5 chromosome 9, klBraLanc5.hap2, whole genome shotgun sequence encodes these proteins:
- the LOC136442541 gene encoding ankyrin repeat domain-containing protein 45-like has translation MTAAQEAENQESEEPAPPPPDLSINLAMAAALSGEVSRLCRALDDEEDPYHPQIQERMNERDPEGKSPLDTASMLGRDNVVKELLVRGADPNISTPRGYTALHRAASWGKLACLKILVQFQADLQKRSHHGERAREIAVRYGMDDCAQYLDRQEARQTLKSYVASMRETLADPEKMGAAKLTKEEKTSTNAALTEKEQWLENTTDASVQDYLDKKSELEQQMETVMLKISGQVPETPASKK, from the exons ATGACGGCGGCCCAAGAAGCGGAAAACCAGGAATCGGAGGAGCCCGCCCCCCCTCCTCCGGACCTGAGCATCAACCTGGCCATGGCTGCTGCCCTGAGCGGGGAAGTGTCGCGGCTGTGCCGGGCGCTGGACGACGAAGAGGACCCGTACCACCCTCAGATCCAG GAGCGAATGAATGAGAGAGACCCAGAAGGGAAGTCTCCGCTGGACACGGCCTCCATGCTGGGGAGAGACAACGTGGTGAAAGAGCTGCTGGTTCGAGGGGCGGATCCCAACATCTCAACACCCAGGG GTTACACTGCGCTGCACAGGGCGGCGTCCTGGGGGAAGTTGGCGTGTCTGAAGATCCTGGTACAGTTCCAGGCCGACCTGCAGAAGAGATCGCACCACGGTGAGCGGGCGCGGGAGATTGCGGTCAGATACGGGATGGACGACTGCGCACAGTATCTAGATAGGCAAG AAGCAAGACAAACATTGAAATCTTACGTTGCATCAATGAGGGAAACCCTCGCGGACCCTGAGAAGATGGGAGCAGCAAAACTCACCAAGGAAGAAAAA ACATCCACTAATGCAGCTCTGACAGAGAAGGAACAGTGGTTAGAAAACACCACAGATGCTTCAGTTCAGGACTATCTGGACAAGAAGAGTGAACTAGAACAACAGATGGAGACCGTCATGCTGAAAATCTCAGGCCAGG TGCCTGAAACACCAGCAAGCAAGAAGTGA